One genomic window of Halorubrum hochsteinianum includes the following:
- a CDS encoding DUF7563 family protein — translation MPTCQNCGSFVTTDYVRVFTPNEVDRPRVCPACEDLVRDGAEVREARATRST, via the coding sequence ATGCCGACCTGTCAGAACTGCGGTTCGTTCGTCACGACAGATTACGTTCGGGTGTTCACCCCGAACGAGGTCGATCGGCCCCGCGTCTGCCCGGCCTGCGAGGACCTGGTCCGCGACGGTGCCGAGGTCCGCGAAGCGCGCGCGACGCGGAGCACCTGA